CGTGCCGTACATGCGTCCCGCCGGCACCGGCATCCGCCCGCTGGAGCGGATGCGCGCGCTGCGGGTCGTGCAGACCCTGTCCGCGGGCACCGACGCCGTCGAGCCCGGTCTGCGGCGCCTCCCGCCGGGCGTGCTGCTGTGCAACGCGCGCGGGGTGCACGAGGCGAGCACGGCGGAGCTGGCCCTGACGCTCGTCCTCGCCTCCCTGCGCGGTGTCCCCGGTTTCGTGCGGGACCAGGACCGCGGCCGGTGGGGCGGGGGCTTCCACCCGGCGCTCGCCGACCGGAGCGTCCTCGTCGTGGGCTACGGGGCCATCGGCGCCGCCATCGAGGACCGGCTGGTGCCCTTCGAGGTGGCGCGCGTGGCGCGGGTGGCGCGCTCCGCGCGCACGACGCCGCGCGGTCCGGTGCACCCGCTCACCGACCTGCCCGCCCTGCTGCCCGACGCCGACGTGGTCATCCTGTCCACGCCGCTGAACGAGACCACGCGCGGCCTGGTGGACGCGGAGTTCCTGGCGCGGATGAAGGACGGCGCGCTCCTGGTGAACGTGGCACGCGGCGGCGTGGTCGACACCGGGGCGCTCCTCGCCGAGCTGGAGCGCGGCCGGATCACCGCCGCCCTCGATGTCACCGACCCCGAGCCGCTGCCGGCCGGCCACCCCCTGTGGCAGGCTCCGGGGGTGCTCATCAGTCCTCATGTCGGCGGACCCACCTCGGCGTTCCGGCCGCGTGCCGAGCGGCTGCTGACGGGGCAATTGCACCGGTTCGTGAACCATGAGCCGCTCGCGAACGTGGTGCTGACGACGGGCGCGGCAGGCGTATAGCCCGCTCCGGGCACCGTCCGCGACCCTCCGGACGCGGGGCGTATTCGCATATGCGCTGGTCGTCACGGAGCGTAGAGGGGCTATGTCCCTGAGTGACGAGACTGGTGTATCGTCCCCGACAGGGGCTGCGCCGTGCACATTCGGCGCCGGGGATGGACATTTCGGACTGTGAGGGGGGCGACGGGCGATGCACGGCCTATGGACGAACGAGACGAACGAGACGAACGATCCGACGCGGCGGAGCCGCCACCGGAGGCCCTGGCACACGGCCGCGTACGACAGCGGCCCGCACGGCGAAGGGCGCGGCGGCGGCCTCGGTGACGGCCGCGGCGACGGCGGCGGCAGCCGAGATGACGGCCGCGGCGGCGACCGGTACGGCGTCGGCGGCGGTGACCGGCATGGCGCCGGTCGCGGTGACCGGTACGGCGGGAGCCGCGGGGACCGGACCGGTGGCCGCCGAAGGCGTCCGCACCCGGCCCGTCCGCGGCCGAGGGGCGCCGGAGAAGCGGCGGTGCGGACCGGGTGGCTCCGGTGAGCCCGCCCGTCTCCGCGGTCACCGCTCCCGACACGGCGCGCCGCGTCCCGCCCCCGCCGCCCGTCCGGCCCGCCGGACCGCCGCCGGCACCGGGCGGCCGGCTCCGGCTCGCGTCCCAGCTGACCCTCGCACTGGTGTGCGCCGGATACGCCGTCGGCTCCGCCTGCGACTGGGGCTCCCGCCAGGCCGCGCTGATCATGGGCGACTTCGGGCTGTCCGCGGCGGCCGGCACCGCCGCCGTCTCGTGCGCCCTGTTCGCCCGGGGCCAGCGCGTCCGCTTCCGCTCCGCCTGGCTGCTGTTCGCCCTCTCCTCGGCGATGGCCTCCCTGGGCAACGGCATCTGGGGGTGGTACGAGGTCGTCCTCGCCGAGCCGGTGCCCAGCCCCAGCTACGCGGACCTGTTCTTCCTGTGCTTCGCACCGCCCGCGATCGTCGGGCTGCTGGTGCTCGCCAAGCGCCCGGTGACCAGGGCCGGCTGGGTCTGCCTGGTGCTGGACGCCTGGCTGATCGGCGGCTCGCTGCTCACCCTCTCCTGGAGCCTCGCGCTCGCCCAGGCGGCCAGATTCGACGGCCCGAGCGTCGCGCACACCGCGCTCTCCCTGGCCTATCCGCTGCTGGACATCGTCCTGGTCAGCATGGTGCTGGCGCTGCACTTCCGGCGCTCACCGCTCAACCGCACCGCGGTGAACACCGCGATCGGCGGCCTCGCCCTGACCGTGCTGAGCGACGCCCTGTTCACCTCGCCGCTGATGCACCACAGCTACCGCTCCGGGCAGTTGCTCGACGCGGGCTGGTTCGCGGGCTCACTGCTGCTGGCGTACGCCCCCTGGGTGGGCCCGCACACCGCGGACCACCGCACCGCGGACCGCCCTGGCACCGGCCTCGGCGCCACCGCCCGGCCCACCGCGGACCACCGCCCCACCGACCACGAGACGGCCGCACCGCACGCCCACGAGACCACCGTCCCGCGCGCGTACGAGATTGCCGTGCCGGGCCCGTCCTCACCCGGACCGGCCGGCCGGGGCGGCACGGCGTACCCGTCGGCCGGCCACGCGCGCGTGGCCGACGGACAGCTGCCCGAGGCCGACGGGCACGCCCCCGCGGGCGACGCCCCCGAGACCGAGGGGCACACGCGCACGGCGTCCGAGCGGGTGCCCGGCCAGCGCCAGGCGCCCCCGCGCCCGGCCGTCCGGCCGCCCGTCCCGGAGACCGCCACCGAGCGGTACCCGGCCACCCGGCCCATCGCCGGCTCCCTCGCGGCCCTGACGCCCTACCTCGCCGCCGCCGTGTGCACGCTGGGCGTGCTGTACAACGTGCTGAACGGCCACAGCGTCGACCGGGTGGTACTGATCACCGCCGGTGCCGTGGTGCTCGCCCTCGTCGTGCGCCAGGGCATCATGCTGCTCGACAACATCGCCCTCACCCAGGAACTGGCCCAGAAGGAGAACCACTTCCGCTCCCTGGTGCAGGGCTCCAGCGACGTCATCATGATCGCCGCGCCCAACGGCATCCTCAGATACGTCTCCCCGGCCGCCGCCGGGGTGTACGGCCGCCCCGCCGAGGAACTGGTCGGCACCGAGCTCGCCGGTCTCATCCACCCGGAGGACCTCGGCTGCGTGGTCCACGAGGTGCGCCGCTTCCTCGCCGCCAGCCCGCACGAGGAGCCCACCACCCGCATCGAGTGCCGGTTCCGCTCCGGCGGGGGCGCCTCCCGCTCCGGCGAGGACGGGAGCGGGGGAGGCTGGCTCAACGTCGAGTCGACCATCAACCGTCACCACGGCGGCCTCATCTTCAACAGCCGGGACGTCACCGAGCGGGTGCGCCTCCAGGCGCAGCTCCAGCACAACGCCGAGCACGACCCGCTCACCGACCTGCCCAACCGGGCGCTGTTCACCCGGCGCGTGCAGCAGGCGCTGTCCGGCCGCCGCTCCACCGACCGGGGCACCGCCGTGCTCTTCATCGACCTCGACGGCTTCAAGGCCGTCAACGACACCATCGGGCACCAGGCCGGGGACGCGCTGCTCGTCCAGGCCGCCCGCAGACTCCACGACGCGGTCCGCCACGGGGACACCGCCTCCCGGCTCGGCGGCGACGAGTTCGCCGCGCTCATCGTCGGCGACGGCACCCGCGACCGCACCGCCCGCGAGGGGCACATCCTGGAACTGGCCGACCGCCTGCGCGTCACCCTCTCGCAGCCCTACCTCATCGACGGCAACGATGTCCGCGTGGCCGCCTCCATCGGCGTCGCCTTCGCCGAGCCGGGCCTCGGCGCGGGCGAGCTGCTGCGCAACGCCGACCTCGCCATGTACCGCGCCAAGGCGGCCGGAAAGGGCCGTGTCGAGCTGTACAGGCCGCAGATGCAGCAGGACGTCGTCCGCAAGGCGGAACTGGCCACCCGGCTCAGGTCCGCGCTGCACGACGGCGAGTTCACGCTGCTGCACCAGCCGGTGGTGTGCCTGGCCACCGGCCGGATCACCTCGGTGGCCGCCCAGGCGCGCTGGCGCTCCTCCCAGGGGGTGCTGTTCACGCCCGCCGAGTTCCTGCGGGTCTCCGAGGACAGCGACCGGACGGCCGAGCTGGGCCGCTGGATGCTGGAGGAGGCCGTGGAGCAGGCCGCCGAGCGCGCCAGGACCGGCCTGAACGTGTCGGTGGTGGTCCGCGTCGGAGCGCGCCGCCTGGTGGACCGCTCCATGCCGCCGGGCACCGTCGAGGCCCTGCTGAGCCGGTACGGGCTGCCCTCCGGGTCGCTCGTGGTCGAGCTGGCCGACACCGACCCGCGGGTGTCGCCGG
The sequence above is drawn from the Streptomyces sp. SAT1 genome and encodes:
- a CDS encoding 2-hydroxyacid dehydrogenase produces the protein MTADIWLPLPPEEIEGLPKGPNYLFWDGGDDGGQEFPGDPADCVFYVVPYMRPAGTGIRPLERMRALRVVQTLSAGTDAVEPGLRRLPPGVLLCNARGVHEASTAELALTLVLASLRGVPGFVRDQDRGRWGGGFHPALADRSVLVVGYGAIGAAIEDRLVPFEVARVARVARSARTTPRGPVHPLTDLPALLPDADVVILSTPLNETTRGLVDAEFLARMKDGALLVNVARGGVVDTGALLAELERGRITAALDVTDPEPLPAGHPLWQAPGVLISPHVGGPTSAFRPRAERLLTGQLHRFVNHEPLANVVLTTGAAGV
- a CDS encoding putative bifunctional diguanylate cyclase/phosphodiesterase gives rise to the protein MSPPVSAVTAPDTARRVPPPPPVRPAGPPPAPGGRLRLASQLTLALVCAGYAVGSACDWGSRQAALIMGDFGLSAAAGTAAVSCALFARGQRVRFRSAWLLFALSSAMASLGNGIWGWYEVVLAEPVPSPSYADLFFLCFAPPAIVGLLVLAKRPVTRAGWVCLVLDAWLIGGSLLTLSWSLALAQAARFDGPSVAHTALSLAYPLLDIVLVSMVLALHFRRSPLNRTAVNTAIGGLALTVLSDALFTSPLMHHSYRSGQLLDAGWFAGSLLLAYAPWVGPHTADHRTADRPGTGLGATARPTADHRPTDHETAAPHAHETTVPRAYEIAVPGPSSPGPAGRGGTAYPSAGHARVADGQLPEADGHAPAGDAPETEGHTRTASERVPGQRQAPPRPAVRPPVPETATERYPATRPIAGSLAALTPYLAAAVCTLGVLYNVLNGHSVDRVVLITAGAVVLALVVRQGIMLLDNIALTQELAQKENHFRSLVQGSSDVIMIAAPNGILRYVSPAAAGVYGRPAEELVGTELAGLIHPEDLGCVVHEVRRFLAASPHEEPTTRIECRFRSGGGASRSGEDGSGGGWLNVESTINRHHGGLIFNSRDVTERVRLQAQLQHNAEHDPLTDLPNRALFTRRVQQALSGRRSTDRGTAVLFIDLDGFKAVNDTIGHQAGDALLVQAARRLHDAVRHGDTASRLGGDEFAALIVGDGTRDRTAREGHILELADRLRVTLSQPYLIDGNDVRVAASIGVAFAEPGLGAGELLRNADLAMYRAKAAGKGRVELYRPQMQQDVVRKAELATRLRSALHDGEFTLLHQPVVCLATGRITSVAAQARWRSSQGVLFTPAEFLRVSEDSDRTAELGRWMLEEAVEQAAERARTGLNVSVVVRVGARRLVDRSMPPGTVEALLSRYGLPSGSLVVELADTDPRVSPDELERRLSALSRIGVRIALDGFGSGHGALMALRRLPVDVLKLDRSLVEGVVESARLHKITGGLLRMAGDLGLQSVADGVDLPEQAAALRAMGCTHGQGMAFSGPLDEYRLRRALASGHYPVHHGAAEPAFAGAGGAGIRAGQLPVVFGGGASLRPHDETPVPPT